In Xenopus tropicalis strain Nigerian chromosome 5, UCB_Xtro_10.0, whole genome shotgun sequence, one genomic interval encodes:
- the plscr5 gene encoding phospholipid scramblase family member 5: protein MTKARFLVPPGLEHLSKMQQIIIHQQTELLGVFLGTEKSNKYEIKDNFGQRFYFATEENEYFNKNFCGPVRPFTMRISNSRGQEVITIIRPLRCIHCCFPCYLQELEVQAPLGTTAGFIVQKWDPLLPKFIIQNESKEDVLIVIGPYLTSSCFGDVIFEVKTLNEESTIGKICKYWSGFVNDVFTNADNFGIEFPVDLDVKLKAALIGTCFLIDLMYFEQSSDGI, encoded by the exons ATGACCAAAGCTCGCTTCTTGGTTCCACCTGGCCTTGAACATTTAAGCAAG ATGCAGCAAATTATAATTCATCAGCAGACAGAGCTCTTGGGGG TTTTTCTTGGTACCGAGAAGAGCAATAAGTATGAAATAAAGGACAACTTTGGACAAAGATTCTATTTTGCCACAGAGGAAAATGaatatttcaataaaaatttcTGTGGGCCTGTGCGGCCATTCACCATGCGGATTTCTAATAGCAGAGGTCAGGAAGTAATCACCATCATCCGGCCCTTGAGGTGCATCCATTGTTGTTTTCCCTGCTACTTGCAAGAG ttAGAAGTACAGGCTCCTCTTGGTACAACTGCTGGTTTCATTGTCCAGAAGTGGGATCCTCTGTTGCCAAAGTTCATTATTCAAAACGAGAGCAAAGAAGATGTACTGATAGTCATTGGTCCTTACTTGACAAGCAGCTGTTTCGGAGATGTAATTTTTGAG GTGAAGACCCTTAATGAAGAATCCACCATTGGAAAGATTTGTAAATACTGGTCTGGATTTGTCAATGACGTTTTCACCAATGCAGATAATTTTGGGATTGAGTTTCCAGTAGACCTGGATGTAAAACTGAAAGCGGCATTGATCGGCACTTGTTTCCTTATT GATTTAATGTACTTTGAACAATCTTCAGATGGAATTTGA